A genome region from Populus alba chromosome 5, ASM523922v2, whole genome shotgun sequence includes the following:
- the LOC118039726 gene encoding protein CELLULOSE SYNTHASE INTERACTIVE 1 encodes MAATLAWRLSATNGSSLATTDLEKNGNLKIQDSEPPTPRSVMKMGVRDRTGSMEDPDGTLASVAQCIEQLRRSSSSVQEKEHALRQLRELVETRENALSAVGSHSQAVPVLVSLLRSGSLGVKIQAATVLGSLCKENELRVKVLLGGCIPPLLGLLKSSSEEGQIAAAKTIYAVSQGGAKDHVGSKIFSTEGVVPVLWELLRNGLKTGKLVDNLLTGALRNLSSSTEGFWSATIQAGGVDVLVKLLTTGQSDTQANICFLLACMMMEDESICSKVLAAEATKQLLKLLGPGNEASVRAEAAGALKSLSAQCKDARQEIAKSNGIPALINATIAPSKEFMQGEYAQALQEHAMCALANISGGLSFVISSLGQSLESCSSPAQTADTLGALASALMIYDSKAESTRASDPVVIEQTLVNQFNPHLPYLVQERTIEALASLYGNAILSVKLANSEAKRLLVGLITMATNEVQDELVRALLALCNNEGSLWRSLQGREGVQLLISLLGLSSEQQQECAVALLCLLSNENDESKWAITAAGGIPPLVQILETGSAKAKEDSATILRNLCNHSEDIRACVESADAVPALLWLLKNGSLNGKEIAAKTLNHLIHKSDTATISQLTALLTSDLPESKVYVLDALRSMLSVVHLSDVLREGSAANDAIETMIKILSSTKEETQAKSASALAGIFETRKDLRESSISVKTLWSVMKLLNVESENILAESSHCLASIFLSIKENRDVAAVARDALSPLIALANSSTLEVAEQATCALANLILDGEVSKKAIPNEIIVPATRVLREGTISGKTHAAAAIARLLHSRRIDNSITDCVNHTGTVLTLVSFLESASGRSAATSEALAALAILSRSEGASGHIKPAWAVLAEFPNHISPIVLSIADATPLLQDKAIEILSRLCRDQPFVLGNAVASASGCIPSVARRAIDSTSPKVKIGGAALLICAAKVSHQRVVEDLNQSNSCSHLIQSLVTMLCSADTSPSGNLVDDDREVISIYRHAKEGESGESHKATAVIYDYNLAVWLLSVLACHDEKSKIVIMEAGAVEVLTNRISSCYLQYSQSDFSEDSSIWICALLLAILFQDRDIIRAHATMKSIPALANLLKSEESANRYFAAQAIASLVCNGSRGTLLSVANSGAAGGLISLLGCADGDISDLLELSEEFALVCYPDQVALERLFRVEDIRVGATSRKAIPALVDLLKPIPDRPGAPFLALGLLNQLAKDCPPNKTVMVESGILEALTKYLSLGLQDATEEAATDLLGILFSSAEIRRHEAAFGAVSQLVAVLRLGGRAARYSAAKALESLFSADHIRNADTARQAVQPLVEILNTGLEKEQHAAIAALVRLLSENPSRALAFADVEMNAVDVLCRILSSNCSTGLKGDAAELCGVLFGNTRIRSTMAAARCVEPLVSLLVTEFSPAQYSVVCALDKLVDDEQLAELVAAHGAVIPLVGLLYGGNYMLHEAISRALVKLGKDRPACKMEMVKAGVIESILDILHEAPDFLCAAFAELLRILTNNASIAKGPSAAKVVGPLFLLLTRPEFGPDGQHSALQVLVNILEHPQCRADYNLTSHQTIEPLIPLLDSQAPAVQQLAAELLSHLLMEEHLQKDPVTQQVIGPLIRVLSSGIHILQQRAVKALVSIALIWPNEIAKEGGVSELSKVILQADPSLPHALWESAASVLANILQFSSEFYLEVPVAVLVRLLHSGLESTVVGALNALLVLESDDGTSAEAMAESGAIEALLELLRSHQCEETAARLLEVLLNNVKIRESKATKTAILPLSQYLLDPQTQAQQARLLATLALGDLFQNEGLARSTDAVSACRALVNVLEEQPTEEMKVVAICALQNLVMYSRSNKRAVAEAGGVQVVLDLIGSSDPDTSVQAAMFVKLLFSNHTIQEYASSETVRAITAAIEKDLWATGTVNEEYLKSLNALFSNFPRLRATEPATLSIPHLVTSLKTGSEASQEAALDALFLLRQAWSACPAEVSRAQSIAAADAIPLLQYLIQSGPPRFQEKAEFLLQCLPGTLVVIIKRGNNMKQSVGNPSVYCKLTLGNTPPRQTKVVSTGPNPEFDESFSWSFESPPKGQKLHISCKNKSKMGKSSFGKVTIQIDRVVMLGAVAGEYTLMPESKSGPSRNLEIEFQWSNK; translated from the exons atggCGGCTACACTCGCTTGGAGGTTATCTGCTACCAATGGCAGCAGCCTTGCCACTACTGATCTG GAAAAAAATGGCaatctaaaaattcaagattcagAGCCTCCAACTCCTCGTTCAGTTATGAAGATGGGTGTGAG agACCGTACTGGTAGCATGGAGGATCCAGATGGCACGCTAGCAAGTGTTGCACAATGCATTGAGCAGCTGCGCCGGAGCTCCTCATCTGTACAAGAGAAGGAGCATGCATTGAGACAGTTGCGAGAACTTGTTGAGACGCGTGAAAATGCTCTCAGTGCTGTTGGATCTCACTCTCAAGCAGTTCCGGTGCTTGTTTCTCTTCTCCGGTCTGGATCACTGGGGGTTAAGATACAGGCTGCTACTGTCTTAGGTTCTCTCTGCAAGGAGAATGAACTAAGGGTAAAGGTCTTACTTGGAGGATGCATCCCACCGTTGCTAGGTCTACTCAAGTCTAGCTCCGAAGAAGGTCAAATTGCAGCAGCAAAGACGATATATGCTGTGTCTCAGGGTGGTGCTAAGGATCATGTTGGATCAAAAATTTTTTCAACTGAAGGAGTTGTGCCTGTGCTCTGGGAGTTGCTTCGTAATGGGCTCAAAACAGGTAAATTAGTTGATAACTTGTTGACTGGAGCATTAAGAAACCTCTCCAGCAGCACTGAGGGATTTTGGTCTGCAACAATACAAGCTGGAGGAGTGGATGTTCTGGTTAAGTTGCTCACAACAGGACAGTCAGACACACAAGCTAACATCTGCTTTCTTCTTGCGTGCATGATGATGGAAGATGAATCTATTTGTTCCAAGGTATTAGCTGCAGAGGCTACTAAACAGTTGCTCAAGCTGTTAGGACCTGGCAATGAAGCCTCTGTGAGAGCAGAAGCTGCAGGTGCCCTTAAGTCTCTTTCTGCACAGTGCAAAGATGCAAGGCAAGAGATAGCTAAATCTAATGGTATTCCTGCTCTGATAAACGCTACAATAGCTCCTTCAAAAGAATTCATGCAGGGGGAGTATGCCCAAGCATTACAGGAGCATGCAATGTGTGCCCTGGCAAATATTTCTGGTGGCTTGTCATTTGTTATCTCAAGCCTCGGTCAAAGCCTTGAATCATGCTCTTCTCCTGCCCAGACTGCTGATACTTTAGGAGCTTTGGCTTCGGCTTTGATGATATATGATAGCAAAGCTGAATCCACCAGGGCATCAGATCCTGTTGTTATTGAGCAGACTTTAGTTAACCAGTTCAATCCTCATTTACCATATCTTGTGCAGGAACGTACCATAGAAGCATTAGCTAGTTTGTATGGGAATGCCATACTTTCAGTTAAACTCGCGAATTCTGAAGCAAAACGGTTGCTTGTTGGTTTGATTACAATGGCAACCAATGAAGTTCAGGATGAGCTTGTAAGAGCTCTTCTTGCACTTTGCAATAATGAAGGCAGTCTATGGCGTTCACTTCAAGGACGTGAAGGAGTTCAGCTATTGATATCCCTGCTTGGGCTTTCATCAGAACAGCAGCAGGAATGTGCAGTGGCATTGCTTTGCCTTCTATCTAATGAAAACGATGAAAGCAAGTGGGCCATCACTGCTGCTGGTGGTATACCTCCCCTTGTTCAAATTCTAGAGACAGGATCCGCTAAAGCCAAGGAAGATTCTGCTACTATCCTTAGGAACTTGTGCAATCACAGTGAAGATATACGTGCATGCGTTGAAAGTGCTGATGCTGTTCCTGCTTTGCTATGGCTACTGAAGAATGGGAGCCTCAATGGGAAAGAAATTGCAGCAAAGACTTTAAATCATTTGATACATAAATCTGATACAGCTACTATTAGCCAGCTCACTGCATTGTTAACCAGTGATCTACCTGAATCAAAAGTGTATGTCCTGGATGCTCTAAGAAGCATGCTTTCTGTAGTTCACTTGAGTGATGTACTACGGGAGGGCAGTGCTGCAAATGATGCGATTGAGACAATGATTAAGATATTGAGCTCTACTAAAGAAGAGACCCAGGCCAAGTCTGCCTCTGCTTTGGCTGGAATTTTTGAAACTAGAAAGGATTTACGTGAAAGCAGCATCTCTGTTAAAACACTTTGGTCAGTGATGAAGTTGCTAAATGTTGAATCTGAAAACATCTTAGCAGAGTCATCTCATTGTCTTGCTtcaatatttctttcaattaaagagAACCGGGATGTGGCTGCTGTTGCTCGTGATGCGTTATCCCCTTTAATTGCACTAGCTAACTCATCGACCTTGGAAGTTGCTGAACAGGCAACATGTGCTCTTGCAAATCTTATTTTGGATGGTGAAGTTTCAAAAAAAGCAATTCCAAATGAAATTATTGTGCCTGCAACAAGGGTTTTGCGTGAAGGCACAATTTCTGGAAAGACCCATGCAGCAGCAGCGATCGCTCGTCTCCTTCATTCTCGTAGAATTGATAATTCCATAACCGATTGTGTCAATCATACTGGAACAGTACTCACATTAGTTTCTTTTCTAGAATCTGCTAGTGGCAGATCTGCTGCCACATCAGAGGCTCTGGCTGCACTTGCTATTTTGTCAAGGTCAGAAGGGGCTAGTGGACACATCAAACCAGCATGGGCAGTTTTAGCTGAATTTCCAAACCACATATCCCCAATAGTTTTGTCGATTGCAGATGCAACACCCTTGTTGCAGGACAAGGCTATCGAAATATTGTCACGACTTTGCCGAGATCAGCCTTTTGTTTTAGGAAATGCGGTTGCTAGTGCCTCTGGATGTATACCGTCTGTGGCTAGAAGGGCGATTGATTCCACAAGCCCAAAGGTCAAAATTGGGGGAGCTGCACTTCTTATTTGTGCTGCCAAAGTTAGTCACCAGAGGGTGGTGGAAGATCTTAACCAATCAAATTCATGTAGTCACCTTATTCAATCACTTGTCACAATGCTTTGTTCCGCAGACACTTCTCCTTCAGGAAACCTGGTTGATGATGACAGGGAGGTCATTAGCATATACAGACATGCTAAAGAAGGTGAGAGTGGTGAATCCCATAAAGCAACAGCAGTTATTTATGATTATAACTTGGCTGTTTGGCTACTTTCGGTTCTTGCCTGCCACGATGAGAAAAGTAAAATTGTTATAATGGAGGCTGGAGCAGTTGAAGTCCTCACCAACAGAATCTCCAGTTGTTATTTGCAGTACAGTCAG AGTGATTTTAGTGAAGACAGCAGCATATGGATTTGTGCTCTACTGCTAGCAATTCTGTTTCAAGACAGAGACATCATACGTGCGCATGCaaccatgaaatctataccagCACTTGCAAACTTGTTGAAGTCAGAGGAGTCTGCAAACAGATATTTTGCTGCACAGGCAATAGCCAGCCTAGTGTGCAATGGTAGTCGGGGAACGCTTCTGTCTGTTGCAAATTCTGGGGCAGCAGGTGGACTCATCTCCTTGCTTGGCTGTGCTGATGGTGATATATCTGATCTTCTGGAATTGTCCGAGGAGTTTGCTTTGGTATGTTATCCAGACCAAGTTGCGCTTGAGAGGTTATTCAGAGTTGAAGACATTAGAGTTGGTGCTACATCTCGCAAAGCAATACCTGCTCTTGTTGATCTACTCAAACCAATTCCAGATCGTCCCGGGGCACCTTTTCTAGCATTAGGACTTTTAAATCAGTTAGCAAAAGACTGTCCTCCAAATAAGACTGTTATGGTTGAATCAGGGATTTTGGAGGCCCTGACTAAGTATCTTTCACTTGGTCTGCAAGATGCAACTGAGGAAGCTGCAACTGATCTGTTAGGGATCCTATTTAGTAGTGCTGAAATTCGGAGACATGAAGCTGCATTTGGTGCTGTCAGTCAACTTGTTGCTGTCCTGCGTTTGGGTGGAAGAGCTGCAAGGTACAGTGCTGCTAAAGCTTTGGAAAGCTTGTTTTCTGCTGATCATATCAGGAATGCAGACACTGCCCGACAAGCTGTCCAACCCTTGGTGGAAATTCTTAATACTGGTCTAGAGAAAGAGCAGCATGCTGCTATTGCTGCATTGGTTAGGTTATTGAGCGAAAACCCATCTAGAGCCCTTGCATTTGCAGATGTTGAAATGAATGCGGTGGATGTCCTTTGCAGGATCCTCTCATCAAATTGCTCAACAGGGCTGAAGGGGGATGCTGCGGAGTTGTGTGGTGTTTTGTTTGGAAACACAAGAATCAGGTCTACAATGGCTGCAGCACGCTGTGTTGAGCCTCTGGTATCTCTCCTTGTAACTGAGTTCAGTCCTGCCCAGTATTCAGTTGTCTGTGCATTAGATAAGCTTGTTGATGATGAGCAACTGGCAGAACTGGTCGCTGCACATGGAGCAGTTATTCCTCTCGTTGGCCTTCTCTATGGTGGGAATTACATGCTTCATGAGGCTATCTCCCGGGCACTTGTGAAGTTGGGGAAAGACAGGCCCGCATGTAAAATGGAAATGGTAAAAGCTGGAGTAATTGAAAGCATACTTGATATCCTCCATGAAGCACCAGATTTTCTCTGTGCAGCATTTGCTGAATTGCTCAGAATATTGACCAATAATGCCAGCATTGCCAAGGGGCCGTCTGCTGCAAAAGTTGTTGGGCCCCTTTTCCTGCTGCTGACAAGACCAGAATTTGGGCCTGATGGACAACATAGTGCTTTGCAGGTTCTAGTTAATATTCTGGAACATCCACAGTGCCGTGCAGATTATAACCTCACCTCTCACCAAACTATCGAGCCACTCATCCCATTGCTTGATTCTCAGGCTCCAGCAGTGCAACAGCTGGCTGCTGAGCTTCTGTCACATCTGCTCATGGAAGAACATCTTCAGAAGGATCCAGTGACACAGCAAGTAATTGGTCCTCTTATACGGGTTCTCAGTTCTGGTATACACATCCTGCAGCAGAGAGCTGTAAAGGCTCTTGTTAGCATTGCACTAATATGGCCAAATGAAATTGCAAAGGAGGGTGGTGTGAGTGAGTTGTCCAAAGTTATATTGCAAGCTGATCCTTCTCTTCCTCATGCCTTGTGGGAATCTGCTGCTTCTGTTTTGGCTAACATCTTGCAGTTTAGTTCTGAATTTTATTTGGAAGTGCCTGTAGCTGTCTTGGTAAGGTTGCTCCATTCTGGTTTGGAAAGCACGGTGGTTGGTGCACTGAATGCTCTTTTGGTGTTAGAAAGTGATGATGGAACAAGTGCTGAAGCTATGGCTGAGAGTGGTGCCATAGAGGCTCTTTTGGAACTTCTGAGAAGCCATCAGTGTGAGGAAACAGCAGCAAGGTTGCTGGAAGTATTACTTAACAACGTGAAAATCAGAGAATCAAAAGCTACTAAAACTGCAATCTTGCCATTGTCACAATACCTTTTAGATCCCCAAACTCAAGCACAACAGGCAAGATTACTGGCCACTTTGGCACTTGGCGATCTATTCCAGAATGAGGGCCTGGCTCGAAGCACCGATGCTGTTTCAGCTTGTCGTGCTCTGGTCAATGTCCTTGAAGAGCAACCAACAGAAGAAATGAAAGTAGTAGCAATATGTGCTTTGCAAAACCTGGTCATGTATAGCCGATCTAATAAAAGAGCTGTTGCAGAGGCTGGCGGTGTTCAAGTTGTATTGGATCTAATCGGTTCAAGTGATCCAGATACATCTGTCCAGGCCGCAATGTTTGTTAAACTTCTTTTCTCCAATCACACCATTCAAGAGTATGCGTCCAGTGAAACAGTCAGAGCCATAACAG CTGCTATCGAAAAGGATTTATGGGCCACTGGGACTGTTAATGAGGAGTATCTCAAATCTCTAAATGCCCTTTTTAGCAACTTCCCAAGGTTGAGAGCCACCGAGCCTGCAACGCTCAGTATACCCCATTTGGTTACATCTCTCAAGACAGGATCAGAAGCATCTCAAGAAGCTGCCTTGGATGCACTGTTTCTTCTTAGGCAAGCTTGGTCAGCATGCCCAGCTGAAGTTTCCAGAGCTCAATCCATTGCTGCTGCAGATGCAATCCCCTTGTTGCAATACTTGATTCAGTCTGGCCCACCTCGATTTCAGGAGAAGGCTGAATTTCTGCTGCAGTGTTTGCCAGGGACATTGGTGGTTATTATCAAGCGTGGAAACAATATGAAGCAGTCGGTGGGGAACCCAAGTGTTTATTGCAAGCTTACCCTTGGAAATACACCACCCAGGCAAACGAAG GTTGTATCAACTGGTCCTAATCCGGAGTTTGATGAGAGCTTTTCATGGTCCTTTGAGAGTCCTCCAAAAGGCCAAAAGCTTCATATCTCTTGCAAAAATAAGAGCAAAATGGGGAAG AGTTCTTTCGGAAAAGTAACAATCCAGATCGATCGGGTTGTAATGCTAGGAGCAGTAGCTGGGGAATACACTCTGATGCCAGAAAGCAAAAGTGGACCCTCGAGGAATTTGGAAATTGAATTCCAGTGGTCTAACAAGTAA
- the LOC118039583 gene encoding MICOS complex subunit MIC60, mitochondrial, whose translation MLRRSLLELSSRRQSIRRIPRKITTQHVPLFLSPRKEFSTSFQKNASPNGGPNDKSERRGSLLVKSLGAVLVVGTCYYAGWLDPIIELIDKKKQSYVNSGGDSIDHKDVKVEEVVSPMSEEANKLSHFIDEAAQKVKRESDLPSVETKEEKVEIHADIPRFETKHKVETPTDLPHVEADQKFETQTDQPHHETLSETESDNQSQVHHEPEFSQHTGSEGSLGMEIPGLKTTKEPNEGIQVTQVQPQATGVPVESEIKTVPTQNVTTENRSEAAFSEHSGISSLLDSYHLNDNAEKNITTEGLGEQAIVSAIEELNDGYITKDGKLVLDFLEAIHAAEKRQAELDALTFSEEKRALKEKYEKELRDSRARELMCAEEAAMLDKEIKREIAKAAAAIKMLQERMEEKLRVELEQKENESEMKLQRFQELAKAELSGAIASEKAAHIEKIAEANLNINALCMAFYARSEESRQIHSVHKLALGALALEDALSKGLPIQQELDALNAYLEGIDKDSLLHLVLSTLPEETRHHGTDTLLELNQKFNVMKGNLRHYILIPPGGDGILAHALARVASWLRFKEVDPSGDGIESIISRVEGFLAEGKLAEAAEALQKGVQGSQAEEMAGDWVRRARNRAIAEQALTVLQSHATCVGLTQ comes from the exons ATGCTTCGAAG GTCCCTTTTGGAGCTATCGAGTCGTCGTCAATCCATAAGGAGGATTCCGAGGAAGATTACTACTCAG CATGTGCCCCTATTCCTTTCTCCAAGGAAGGAATTCTCGACCTCTTTCCAGAAAAATGCATCCCCAAACGGTGGTCCAAATGATAAATCAGAGAGGAGAGGATCCCTTTTAGTGAAAAGCTTAGGTGCAGTTCTTGTTGTCGGGACATGTTATTATGCAGGTTGGTTAGACccaattattgaattaattgataaaaagaagCAGAGTTATGTTAACTCGGGTGGGGATAGCATCGATCATAAAGATGTAAAAGTAGAGGAAGTGGTGTCACCCATGAGCGAAGAGGCTAATAAATTAAGCCATTTTATAGATGAGGCTGCGCAAAAGGTTAAAAGGGAGTCAGACCTTCCTAGTGTTGAAACCAAGGAGGAGAAGGTTGAAATTCATGCTGACATTCCTCGTTTTGAAACTAAGCATAAGGTTGAGACTCCTACAGATCTTCCTCATGTTGAAGCTGATCAGAAGTTTGAAACTCAAACAGATCAACCTCATCATGAAACTTTAAGTGAAACAGAAAGTGATAATCAGTCTCAGGTACACCATGAACCAGAATTTTCGCAACATACAGGCTCTGAAGGAAGTCTTGGCATGGAGATCCCAGGTTTGAAAACTACTAAAGAGCCAAATGAGGGAATCCAAGTTACACAAGTACAACCTCAGGCCACGGGGGTTCCTGTAGAGAGTGAAATAAAAACAGTACCAACACAGAATGTCACTACAGAAAACAGATCAGAG GCTGCCTTCAGTGAACATTCAGGAATATCAAGTCTACTTGATTCATACCATCTCAATGATAATGCTGAAAAGAACATCACAACAGAGGGCCTTGGAGAACAG GCTATTGTTAGTGCCATAGAAGAACTGAATGATGGTTACATAACAAAAGATGGAAAGttagttttggattttctcGAAGCAATTCATGCAGCTGAAAAGAGGCAAGCTGAATTGGATGCCCTTACtttttctgaagaaaaaagagcgCTGAAG GAGAAGTATGAAAAAGAATTGAGAGATTCCAGGGCTAGGGAACTTATGTGTGCTGAAGAGGCAGCAATGTTGGATAAG gaaataaagagagagatagCCAAAGCTGCAGCTGCaatcaagatgcttcaagaaagGATGGAAGAGAAACTTAGGGTGGAGCTCGAACAGAAG GAAAATGAATCAGAAATGAAGCTGCAAAGGTTTCAGGAGTTAGCAAAAGCAGAATTGTCCGGTGCAATTGCAAGTGAGAAGGCAGCACATATTGAAAAGATAGCTGAAGCAAATCTCAAT ATTAATGCCTTGTGCATGGCATTCTATGCAAGATCTGAAGAGTCTCGTCAGATTCACTCTGTTCACAAGCTTGCTCTG GGAGCTCTTGCATTGGAAGATGCACTTTCCAAAGGACTGCCAATTCAGCAAGAGTTAGATGCTTTAAACGCCTATCTTGAAGGCATTGATAAAGACTCACTTTTGCATTTGGTTCTATCAACTCTTCCTGAAGAAACAAGGCACCATGGTACCGATACGTTATTGGAATTGAATCAGAAG TTTAATGTCATGAAAGGGAATCTACGACATTACATTTTGATCCCACCAGGTGGTGACGGCATCTTGGCTCATGCTCTGGCACGTGTTGCATCCTGGTTGAGG TTTAAAGAAGTCGATCCCTCTGGTGATGGTATTGAATCTATTATTAGCAGAGTTGAGGGTTTCCTTGCAGAGGGAAAGCTCGCTGAAGCAGCAGAAGCTCTCCAAAAAGGTGTCCAAGGCAGCCAGGCAGAAGAGATGGCTGGTGATTGGGTGAGGAGAGCAAGGAATAGAGCTATCGCAGAGCAAGCCCTAACTGTACTTCAGTCGCATGCCACTTGCGTCGGCCTTACTCAATGA
- the LOC118039596 gene encoding uncharacterized protein, whose amino-acid sequence MGHNKPSRRFKTHNSHRGQSSRTNHLDREDESLPRDQDPEEDTTGPKIQLAMWDFGQCDAKRCTGRKLARFDLLKELRVSSGFGGIVLSPVGSHCVSREDYNLIKRKGLAVVDCSWARLEDVPFVKLRCASPRLLPWLVAANPVNYGRPCQLSCVEALSAALIICGEEETANLLLGKFKWGHAFLSLNRELLKSYSECGNSAEIISVQNAWLTQQKEVPKAVSDTKGADLSENEGSSDDSEDGLPPLERNVNHLNIQESEDESE is encoded by the exons ATGGGTCATAACAAACCCAGTAGGCGATTCAAAACCCACAATTCTCATCGTGGTCAATCTAGCAGGACCAATCACCTCGACAGGGAAGATGAGTCTCTCCCACGTGATCAAG ATCCTGAAGAGGACACAACAGGTCCTAAAATTCAGCTTGCAATGTGG GATTTTGGGCAGTGTGATGCAAAAAGGTGCACAGGGCGCAAGCTTGCAagatttgatttgttgaaa GAGTTGCGTGTCAGTAGTGGTTTTGGTGGCATTGTTTTGAG TCCTGTTGGGAGTCACTGTGTCTCCAGAGAAGattataacttaattaaaagGAAAGGATTGGCTGTCGTGGATTGCTCATGGGCACGTTTGGAAGATGTACCATTTGTCAAACTGCGATGTGCTTCTCCTCGCTTAT TACCATGGCTAGTAGCAGCAAATCCAGTAAATTATGGTCGACCTTGTCAGCTATCTTGTGTAGAGGCATTATCTGCCGCATTAATAATATG TGGGGAAGAGGAAACTGCGAATCTGTTGCTGGGCAAGTTCAAGTGGGGACATGCTTTCTTGTCACTCAACAG GGAGCTTCTAAAATCATACTCTGAATGTGGAAACAGTGCTGAAATCATTTCTGTCCAAAATGCTTGGCTAACCCAACAAAAGGAGGTTCCAAAGGCTGTGTCAGACACTaaag GAGCTGATTTAAGTGAAAATGAAGGCTCTTCTGATGATTCCGAAGATGGGCTTCCGCCACTAGAAAGGAATGTGAATCATTTGAACATTCAGGAAAGTGAGGACGAAAGCGAGTAG